The DNA segment TGGTTCGCAGGTCCCAGGAGTCGGGCTCCTCAGCGCACCTGGTGGTGAGCATCGCCGGAGGGGAGAAGGCCAGGAGAGGCCCAGGTGGGTGCTGGCGCGGGGCTGGAGGCCGGACAGGGGACAAGGGAACGAATGCAAAGCCGAGGCCCACATCCCAGGGCCCAACTTAACCCCCTTCTAcgctctccttctctcccatcctgTTCTTCCATTTTAATGACGCAGCTACCTTGGAGATGGATCTGAGGAAAAACGGTGGACTTTGGGGAGAGGCGGGCTGGAATTGGGCCCCCTAGAGAGCATGGGGGCCTCTTGGGTGGGAAAATGAATTTTGAAAGGTGCATAGTAGGTACTCCATCCTCGTTGCTGATTAGTCCACCAAGataccttttccttctcttgtttcttaGGAATAATGGAGTCCAAAGATCAAGAAGTAAAAAATCTCAACATGGAAAATGACCatcaggagaaggaggagaaggaagaaaagccacAAGAGGCTAACAAAAGGGAGCCGCCCGCGGCCCTGCCTTTGGAAACAGGCGAATACAGCGTGCCTAGAGGGAGTCGCAGACGCTTCCGAGTCAGGCCGCCCATTGCCCACTATAGATGGGACCTGCTGTATAGGGTTGGAGAGCCCCAGGCAAGGGTGAGACAGGAGAACGTGGAGAGGTTTGGGGAGGATGTGAGGCAGCTCATGGAGAAGTTGAGGGAAAGGCAGCTGAGCCATAGTCTGAGGGCGGTTAGCACTGACCCGCCCCACCACGACCACCACGATGAGTTTTGCCTTATGCCCTGAATCCTGAAGTTCTCTCTGAAGAGAATATGGGGACCCCTGCTTCTAAAACGTACATGTTTGTGATGCACTGTTGTAAAAACTTTGAGGTTACTTCTTTCGTGTGGATCTCTTCTTGTTGCCAGCTTCTAATTGAAACTTGTGTTTCAACTTGTTGACTCAGTCTGTAATCCTTTTGTTAGCAGAATTTATCAATTGCATGGAAAGATGCTCATTACCTATT comes from the Peromyscus maniculatus bairdii isolate BWxNUB_F1_BW_parent chromosome X, HU_Pman_BW_mat_3.1, whole genome shotgun sequence genome and includes:
- the LOC102914099 gene encoding protein BEX2 is translated as MESKDQEVKNLNMENDHQEKEEKEEKPQEANKREPPAALPLETGEYSVPRGSRRRFRVRPPIAHYRWDLLYRVGEPQARVRQENVERFGEDVRQLMEKLRERQLSHSLRAVSTDPPHHDHHDEFCLMP